A window of Gasterosteus aculeatus chromosome 9, fGasAcu3.hap1.1, whole genome shotgun sequence contains these coding sequences:
- the sorbs2a gene encoding sorbin and SH3 domain-containing protein 2 isoform X4, with product MNTGTDSHSSDLDSWRSRSATDGLKNGDASSSSLAAKGFRSVRPNLQDKKSPTQEINHVPLPPPRRESFHFSPTGTNPPGYGSLVARANDFIPRTLTFTQNEKGESLTVRSTSSYSYSESTNSVQHSHQSPLLDAISSCTAPTPTNSQAQERKVSALKLTPVTIPDPPAHTQRPKTRTPGSPPLTHPPPRGGPTASQPLTQAASPAGRSGPESLEPSGDTAALEGPDRAPGEAKSPAPAQVEITKAPPALPPRPSPAVLLGQVLSHAMNGSAPQRPLSPLSYPPPPTSLHPTLQRHSRGSEGSESLARESVVLGHTSVSGMVPIARFSEEEKRVSVIKAPHYEGIGPVDDSGIPIAIRTTVDRPKDWYKTMFKQIHKVHKADDYSLSSNPTMAHPAPRTHTYRPLAKCPSDNGGRLGPREPPPSPVPPPPPPMPSLLQLRARDSDRERDSPDANEWGPPNRKVDTRKYRAEPKSIFEYEPGRSSILEHERPTYDDIDLENEPWYKFFSELEFGRPPPKKRLDYNPDISARQRIETSLHIAPADKAPERPASAASDYRKRRKSEPTSSQVNAQSQSRAATSPKPVDAYRPSSSLKKPVVHSSPSSPSRAKGGAACNMYSNSLTSPGPQQRPDLPPLPSDPVHCHEEASLESSSASNQSVCGKNSWQTKCQDAETWSSADEVPPVPGKLKSRSCDDLLNDGHSGSGGRNATRSESAGSLVCDGNPPSSVGSISTSSLPRLHRRRAHDSPGFLQLYRKMHQIDRAHLIPSEVIRSVRARILELERQPHLHRHRLSPWTPSWGMEVPRDMVPSRISTYESLISKSKSMPNLGDTEVPSGATTPGGSSSRASSGGVATPSFPKRRFSIESLLEEDGNGGAVPHAMDHRHRPRSPPEGQPRVGPEPSRVRSFPAPPVPQGPRANHDYSDSEQDAVASDLSDFIQVEGSSFCSESDFDHCSLTSSESLYGSSNLHHHHLRHQQHHHHLHHHHPAHQSLGQSQGYQHRHLISSCKGRCPASYTRFTTMLRHERERARQQLQRPSQQSAGSRSQIQSSQSQQSMSKLAFLVSPVPFRRKKGSPPTSRRSSGGAERGGRPKSKQAIYEALDAALRDIYEHIQAERGHRGSRAPDDSILRRILAELLPNVPERSSSLRGRRGCWQGGQSSTSLYPDGSPTEYASHRGDPSTPRLQSPLGYGRHSDSSNNNEYAEEQGNGNGLCYSDQDVSRCYSTMDGRHTPQSRRPATDREVSHKQMTQLILFSLLHQKQPARAIYDFKAQTAKELTFKKGDAVNIIRQIDNNWYEGEHRGQVGILPISYVERMPSSEKQQPIRPPPPAHVREIGEGVARYNFNADTNVELSLRKGERVVVIRQVDQNWYEGRIPDTSKQGIFPVSYIDIVKRSTSKSSSHHIDPHGYPGNRTPSSTPTKPPYHLPPPSATRDLPSGRPPLRRLDLQAITSEWLSLTLEPSASAPAYPPATTPAPPTPPPLPAALASFLKAEEPNAPSPAQSKRESALTHQRFSITPAGRLALGHTPFSPLPPPPPVPHPPFSSPLPDSLLQYNSGKAQPLHILQPEILSLTMPEPLTSPAQAPLQDKSYLEVDKSSKVPDVKLQVKDPYDELLSMILDGSTGLDFPRLSPVDSPAAKPTGESQSRFKPKAEGSQPDVKPAAVTPASDSAGDRLAVQFHRPVAMDPIAWGAQSKTVNEPQRPPSMTGRGYTELFIEEDDDAREDRGEDVDGLNGGLGPQADVSPSTLTRLPPSDLSSPSAPAPQSSLPPPSPSSFTPSSFSTSSFTPTSSLTSSLTPLSMSSLTSSFIPSLSSSTFTPSSSFVPSSSSCSQSEQQPRSAIPPTPPVSPRPPSRPHLMTSERSSASAPSSPPPLRSPPAPPQLPVTHPPSLLCFSHLVESIPAPTPPKPASPPLATPRSPPTVPRPGCRSPKVKQDPVVGGKPPRSPILSRRSYLSSVRGRRRLVQDALQGGGDPYQAVYNYLPRNEDELELKEGDVVNVMEKCDDGWFVGTSRHSKLFGTFPGNYVKQL from the exons ATGAATACAG GGACTGATTCTCACTCATCAGACTTGG ATTCTTGGCGGTCGCGCAGTGCAACAGATGGCCTTAAGAATGGAGACGCCAGCAGCTCATCTCTTGCTGCCAAAGGTTTCCGCAGTGTCAGACCCAACCTGCAGGACAAAAAGTCACCAACGCAG GAAATCAATCATGTGCCATTGCCGCCCCCCAGAAGAGAGAGTTTCCACTTCTCTCCCACGGGCACTAATCCGCCAGGCTACGGCTCCCTTGTCGCGCGGGCGAATGATTTTATCCCACGGACGCTAACGTTCACGCAGAATGAGAAGGGCGAGTCCCTCACTGTCCGCAGCACGTCCTCCTACTCTTACTCAGAGAGCACAAACTCAGTCCAACATTCACACCAGTCCCCTCTCCTGGATGCCATTAGCAGCTGTACTGCACCCACCCCCACTAACTCACAGGCCCAGGAGAGAAAGGTGTCGGCCCTCAAACTAACCCCTGTCACCATCCCGGACCCCCCGGCTCACACACAACGACCCAAGACCCGGACCCCGGGTTCCCCTCCGCTTACTCACCCACCTCCGCGAGGGGGTCCCACCGCGTCCCAACCCCTGACACAGGCCGCGTCGCCCGCGGGCCGCTCGGGCCCGGAGAGCCTCGAACCTTCAGGCGACACAGCGGCGCTCGAGGGCCCGGATCGAGCCCCCGGTGAAGCCAAGAGCCCGGCGCCAGCCCAGGTGGAGATAACCAAGGCTCCTCCTGCACTTCCACCGAGACCTTCTCCGGCAGTGCTGTTG GGCCAGGTCCTCTCTCACGCTATGAATGGAAGTGCTCCTCAGaggcccctctctcctctctcctatcctccgccccccacctccctccacccGACGCTCCAGAGACACAGCCGAGGTTCAG AGGGCAGCGAGTCCCTTGCCAGAGAGTCCGTGGTTCTGGGCCACACGAGCGTCAGCGGCATGGTGCCCATCGCTCGCTTctccgaggaggagaagagggtgtCGGTCATCAAAGCCCCGCACTACGAAGGCATCGGCCCTGTGGACGACTCCGGCATCCCCATCGCCATCCGCACG ACGGTGGATAGGCCGAAGGATTGGTACAAAACTATGTTCAAGCAGATCCACAAGGTTCACAAAGCCG ATGACTACAGCCTCTCATCCAACCCCACCATGGCCCACCCCGCTCCCCGGACACACACGTACAGGCCGCTGGCCAAATGCCCCTCGGACAACGGAGGGCGTCTGGGCCCCCGTGAGCCTCCGCCGtcccctgtgccccccccacctccgcccATGCCatccctcctccagctgagggccAGAGACAGCGATCGCGAGAGAGACTCGCCTGACGC GAACGAATGGGGTCCTCCCAACAGGAAGGTGGACACGCGGAAGTACCGCGCCGAGCCCAAGAGTATTTTTGAGTATGAGCCCGGAAGGTCTTCCATTTTGGAGCATGAAAGACCA ACCTATGATGACATAGATTTAGAGAACGAGCCTTGGTATAAGTTCTTTTCCGAGTTGGAGTTTGGGCGGCCG CCTCCTAAAAAACGGCTGGATTATAATCCAGACATCTCCGCTCGTCAACGTATTGAG ACATCCCTGCACATCGCTCCTGCTGACAAGGCTCCCGAGAGGCCGGCGAG TGCTGCGAGCGActacaggaagaggaggaagtccGAGCCCACAAGTTCCCAAGTCAATGCTCAGTCTCAGAGCAGAGCTGCAACCTCCCCTAAACCAGTGGATGCCTACAGACCCAGCAGCAGCCTAAAGAAACCAGTGGTTCATTCCTCACCATCCTCGCCCTCCAGAGCCAAAG GTGGGGCCGCATGTAACATGTATTCAAACAGCTTGACCTCCCCAGGGCCTCAGCAACGCCCCGATCTCCCCCCTTTACCCTCTGACCCCGTCCATTGCCACGAGGAGGCCAGCCTAGAAAGCAGCTCCGCCTCTAATCAGTCCGTCTGCGGTAAGAACAGCTGGCAGACGAAATGCCAGGACGCCGAGACGTGGAGCAGCGCAGATGAGGTACCGCCGGTCCCCGGCAAGCTCAAGTCACGCAGCTGCGATGACTTACTCAACGATGGGCATTCCGGCTCAGGCGGGCGCAACGCCACCCGCTCAGAAAGTGCCGGGTCCCTCGTCTGCGACGGGAATCCCCCGAGCTCTGTCGGGTCCATCTCCACCAGCTCGCTGCCTCGCCTCCACCGCCGACGCGCGCACGACTCACCGGGCTTCCTCCAGCTCTATCGCAAGATGCACCAGATCGACCGAGCTCACCTCATCCCGTCGGAAGTCATCCGCTCGGTCCGCGCTCGCATCCTGGAGCTGGAGCGCCAGCCCCACCTGCATCGCCATCGCCTCTCTCCCTGGACGCCGTCCTGGGGCATGGAGGTGCCGCGCGACATGGTGCCGAGCCGCATTTCTACATACGAGAGTCTCATTTCAAAGTCCAAATCCATGCCGAACTTGGGCGATACCGAGGTGCCTTCAGGCGCCACCACCCCAGGTGGATCGTCGTCTCGAGCCAGCAGCGGGGGCGTCGCCACGCCCAGTTTTCCGAAGCGCCGTTTTTCCATCGAGTCTCTATTGGAGGAAGACGGCAACGGCGGAGCAGTTCCTCACGCCATGGACCACCGGCACCGACCCCGCAGCCCGCCCGAGGGTCAGCCTCGAGTCGGGCCGGAGCCCAGCCGCGTGCGTTCCTTCCCCGCTCCTCCCGTCCCTCAAGGCCCGCGAGCCAACCACGACTACTCTGACAGCGAGCAAGACGCCGTCGCGTCCGACCTCAGCGACTTCATCCAGGTGGAGGGCTCCTCCTTCTGCAGCGAGAGTGACTTCGACCACTGCTCGCTGACCTCGTCCGAGAGCCTGTACGGCTCCTCCaaccttcaccaccaccacctccgtcatcagcagcaccaccatcacctccaccaccaccaccctgctCACCAAAGTTTAGGCCAGAGCCAGGGCTACCAACACCGCCACCTCATCAGCTCGTGCAAAGGCCGCTGCCCGGCCTCTTACACCCGCTTCACCACCATGCTTCGCcacgagagagagcgagcgcgcCAGCAGCTCCAGAGACCCTCGCAGCAGAGCGCCGGCAGCCGCTCCCAAATCCAGAGCTCCCAGTCCCAGCAGTCGATGTCCAAGCTGGCCTTCCTGGTCAGCCCAGTGCCTTTCCGCAGGAAAAAGGGCTCCCCGCCCACCTCCAGAAGAAGCAGTGGCGGCGCAGAGCGAGGAGGCAGACCCAAGTCCAAACAGGCCATTTACGAAGCGCTAGACGCGGCCCTCAGAGACATTTACGAGCACATTCAAGCGGAGCGAGGCCACAGAGGAAGCAGGGCTCCCGACGACAGCATCCTGAGGAGAATACTCGCCGAACTGCTGCCAAACGTGCCTGAGCGAAGCTCCTCGCTgcgtgggaggagggggtgttggCAAGGGGGCCAGTCCTCCACATCTTTGTACCCAGATGGGAGCCCCACAGAATACGCCTCGCACAGAGGGGACCCCTCCACGCCGCGGCTACAGTCACCGCTCGGCTACGGACGCCACTCGGACAGCTCAAACAATAACGAATATGCAGAGGAGCAGGGCAATGGAAATGGTCTCTGTTATTCAG ACCAGGATGTCTCCAGGTGTTATTCCACCATGGACGGACGCCACACACCCCAGAGCAGAAGGCCCGCGACTGACCGAGAG GTCTCCCATAAACAGATGACACAACTTATTctgttctctctcctccatcagaAACAGCCTGCGAGAGCCATTTATGATTTTAAGGCACAAACGGCTAA GGAGCTGACTTTTAAGAAGGGTGATGCGGTGAACATCATCCGGCAGATAGACAACAACTGGTATGAAGGAGAGCACCGCGGGCAGGTTGGGATCTTACCCATTTCCTACGTGGAG AGGATGCCGTCGTCAGAGAAGCAGCAGCCGATTCGTCCTCCTCCGCCCGCACACGTCAGAGAGATTGGAGAGGGAGTGGCTCGCTACAACTTCAATGCTGACACTAATGTGGAGCTGTCGCTGAGAAAG ggcgAGAGAGTGGTTGTGATAAGGCAGGTGGACCAGAACTGGTACGAGGGGAGGATCCCGGACACAAGCAAACAAGGCATTTTTCCCGTCTCATATATTGACATCGTCAAGCGCTCCACGTCCAAGAGTTCCAGCCACCACATAGACCCACACGGTTACCCTGGCAACAGGACACCAAGCTCTACACCCACCAAG CCTCCCTaccacctccctccaccctccgcCACTCGTGACCTCCCCTCCGGTCGCCCCCCGTTGAGAAGGCTTGACCTGCAAGCTATCACCAGCGAGTGGCTGTCACTCACTTTGGAACCTTCAGCGTCCGCTCCAGCTTACCCCCCCGCGACCACGCCTGCACCGCCcacaccgccccccctccccgctgccCTCGCCTCTTTCCTGAAGGCAGAGGAACCCAATGCCCCCTCACCTGCACAATCAAAGAGAGAGTCTGCCCTGACGCACCAGAGATTTTCCATAACTCCTGCAGGGAGACTTGCTTTAGGCCAcacccctttctctcctcttcctcccccccctccggtTCCACAtccccccttttcctctccaCTGCCTGACTCTTTATTGCAATACAACAGTGGCAAAGCTCAACCATTACACATTTTGCAGCCTGAGATTTTGTCCCTCACAATGCCAGAGCCACTAACCTCCCCCGCACAAGCTCCTCTGCAGGACAAGTCGTATTTGGAAGTGGACAAAAGCAGCAAAGTCCCCGATGTCAAGCTGCAGGTAAAGGACCCCTATGACGAGCTGTTGTCCATGATTCTGGATGGTTCCACCGGCTTAGACTTTCCAAGATTGTCTCCGGTAGATTCCCCTGCAGCCAAGCCAACCGGTGAATCCCAGAGCAGGTTTAAGCCAAAAGCTGAGGGTTCTCAGCCGGATGTGAAGCCTGCAGCAGTAACGCCAGCCAGTGACTCGGCTGGCGACCGCTTAGCGGTGCAGTTCCACCGGCCTGTCGCAATGGACCCCATCGCTTGGGGGGCGCAGTCAAAAACTGTGAACGAGCCTCAGAGGCCCCCGTCGATGACAGGAAGGGGATATACCGAGTTGTTCATTGAGGAAGACGATGACGCtagagaggacagaggggaggatGTTGACGGTTTAAATGGGGGACTCGGCCCACAG GCTGATGTCTCTCCCTCCACTTTGACACGGCTCCCCCCCTCcgacctctcctccccctcagcaCCGGCACCCCAATCCTCTTTACCTCCGCCATCTCCATCCTCTTTtactccttcttctttttctacaTCTTCTTTTACTCCTACTTCATCTTTAACTTCTTCTTTAACTCCTCTTTCTATGTCTTCTCTTACTTCATCTTTTATTCCTTCTTTATCTTCATCTACTTTTACTCCTTCGTCTTCTTTTGTTCCCTCCTCGTCTTCTTGCTCACAGTCAGAGCAGCAGCCTCGTAGCGCCATCCCTCCCACGCCCCCCGTCTCCCCTCGTCCCCCGTCCCGTCCTCACCTCATGACGTCGGAGCGTTCTTCGGCCTCGGCGCCGTCCTCGCCTCCCCCCCTGCGCtcccctcccgctcctccaCAGCTCCCTGTCACTCACCCCCCGAGCTTACTCTGCTTCTCACATCTGGTTGAATCCATCCCGGCCCCGACCCCCCCTAAGcccgcctctcctcccctcgCCACTCCGCGCTCTCCTCCCACTGTCCCCCGTCCAGGATGTAGGTCCCCCAAGGTGAAG CAGGATCCAGTTGTCGGTGGTAAACCCCCTCGTAGCCCCATCTTGTCCCGGAGGTCCTATCTGTCCTCGGTTAGAGGTCGCCGG CGATTGGTGCAGGATGCTCTCCAGGGTGGAGGAGATCC GTACCAGGCCGTGTACAACTACCTGCCTCGCAACGAGGACGAGCTGGAGCTGAAGGAGGGCGACGTTGTAAATGTGATGGAGAAGTGTGACGATGGCTGGTTCGTTG gGACGTCTCGACACAGCAAGTTGTTTGGAACCTTTCCAGGAAACTACGTGAAACAGCTATAA